ACCTCGACTGGATGACCAAGCTCGTGGGGCAGGTCCTCGCCGCCGGCCTCATCGCCTGGCAGGGCGTCCAGCTCATCACCTTCCCCGTCGGCGGCGTCACCATCGGCTCCGCCCGGCTCTCGCTCATCGCCACCGTCGTCGTCGTCGTCGCCGCCATCAACGCGGTGAACTTCGTCGACGGCCTCGACGGCCTGGCGGCCGGCATGGTGGGCATCGGCGGCCTGGCGTTCTTCGTCTACACCTACGTGCTCACCCGGATCGACACGCCGAGCGACTACTCGAGCCTCGCCGCGGTGATCATCGTCGCCGTGGTCGGCGTGTGCCTGGGGTTCCTGCCGCACAACTTCTCACCCGCGCGGATCTTCATGGGGGACTCCGGGTCGATGCTCCTCGGCATCACGGTGGCGGCCGCCGGCATCACGGTCACCGGGCAGATCGACCCCGCCGCGTACTCCGCCGGCCAGGTGTTCCCGGCCTTCCTCCCGATCCTGCTGCCGGTGGCGGTCATGCTGCTGCCGCTGCTCGACATGGGTCTGGCCGTGGTCCGGCGGCTGCGGGCCGGGCAGTCGCCCTTCCACGCGGACCGCCTGCACCTGCACCACCGCCTGCTCGCCCTCGGCCACAGCCAGCGGCGGGCCGTCCTCATCATGTACCTGTGGACGACGGTCTTCGCGTTCAGCGCGGCGGCGCTGGCGCTGTTCTCCACCCGCGTCGTCGTCATCGGCGCCGGCGTGGCGGTCGTGCTCGCCGCCGCGGTGACCATCGCCCAGCTCCCCGGCCTTCGACGCCACCGCCCCTCGACGAAAGCGACACCATGACCGAGTCGGACACCACCCGAGCCACCCGCGCCATGTTCCGCACCATCCTGCGGCGCCTCACTGCCCTCGTCGTCGTCCTCGCCGTCGGCGGGGCGCTCATCGGGGGAGTGCTCACCGGGATGCCGGGGGTGTGGGGCGCCCTCATGGCCGCCGGGATCGCGGCGCTCTTCACCCTGGGCACGGCGCTGACGATGCTCCTCACCGCCGACAAGCCGATCTACGTCGCCAGCGGCGCGGGCGTGGGGGCGTGGCTGGTGAAGACGGTCGTCGTCATCATCGTCCTCGTCCTCGTGCGCGACCGGGACTTCTACTCCCCGGGGGTCTTCTTCTGCGTGCTCGTCGTCGCACTCCTCGGGTCCCTGGCCATCGAGTTCTCGGCGATGCTCAAGGCCCGGATCCCCAACGTCGAGCCCGGAGCCGACCCGTGGACCGGCGCGGGGCCCACGGACGGGCCCCGGTAGTCGTGGCGGGCAGCGGCCATAGGTTAGGATTCCCAAGTCCCCGGAACGCTGCGCAGTGGCACGCCTGGGACGCGCCCGACGCACGGCTCTCACCCTGGGGGTAGTTCTGTTCGCCACGCTCGTCCTCGCCGCGACCACGCGCGCCGCTGAGGAGGACTCGGGGTTCCACGCGCCCTCGCTGGCGGACTTCTTCCCCGCCCCGATCCTCTTCGAAGGCACGCTCTTCGAGTTCAACCGGATCACGCTCGTGCGCGTCATCGCCGCGCTCGTCCTCCTCGCCCTGTTCCTGCTGGCGGTCCGCCGCCCGCGCCTCGTCCCGGGGCGCGCCCAGTCGGTCGCCGAGATGGGCCTGGAGTTCGTCCGCAACAGCATCGCCACCGAGGTCCTCGGCAAGGAGCTGGGCCGGCGCTACACGCCGCTGCTCTTCGTCATGTTCTTCGGCATCCTCGCCCTGAACATCACGGGCATCATCCCGTTCCTCAACATCGCGGGGACGTCCGTCATCGGCATGCCGCTGGTGTTCGCCATCGTGGCGTTCGTCGCCTTCGTCGGCGCCGGCATCAAGGCGCACGGCGCGTGGGGCTACCTCAAGACCACGCTGTTCCCGCCGGGCGTCCCGTGGCCGATCTACATCATCCTCGCGCCGATCGAGTTCCTCTCGACCTTCATCCTGCGGCCGGCGACGCTGACGATCCGGCTCCTGGCCAACATGGTCTCGGGGCACCTGCTCCTCGTCCTGTGCTTCTCGGCCACGCACTTCCTCTTCCTGCAGACCACGGGCATCCTCTCCGGCATGGGGGCGCTCACCCTCGCGGCGGGCTTCGCCTTCACGCTGTTCGAGATCTTCATCGCCGCGCTGCAGGCGTACATCTTCGCCCTCCTCACGGCCGTGTACATCAACCTCTCGGTCGAGAGCCACTGAGCCTCGGGCTCGCCGTACTGCACCTCAGCTGCACGACCCGCCCACGCCGGGCAACGCCCGGTCACACCACTGGAAGGAACCGCTCCACATGGAGATCACCGGAGACATCGCAACCATCGGCTACGGTCTCGCGACGCTCGGCCCCGGCATCGGCCTGGGTCTCCTCGTCGCCAAGACGCAGGAGGCGGTGGCGCGTCAGCCTGAGGTCGCCGGCCCGCTGCGCATCAACATGTTCATCGGTATGGCCCTCGTCGAGGCCCTCGGCCTCATCGGCCTGGCCGCCGGCTTCGTCTTCTGATGACTCCCGCAGCCCTCGTCGTGGCGGCGGAGGAGGGGGAGTACAACATCCTCCTCCCCGCCATCTACGACATCGTCTGGTCCCTGCTGATCTTCGGGGTCATCGCGGGCGTGCTGGTCTGGAAGGTCGTCCCGGCTCTGACGAGGATCCTCGACGAGCGCGCCGAGCGCATCGAGGGCGGGCTCAAGCAGGCGGAGACCGCGCAGGCCGAGGCCGCGCAGGCGCGCACGCAGATCGACGCGGAGATCGTCGCCGCGCGGCGTGAGGCCGTCGCCATCCGCGAGCGGGCGCAGGAGGACGGCAAGCAGATCGTCGCCGACGCCCAGGGCAAGGCCCAGGCGGAGGCGGACCGCATCCTCGCGGGTGCCCAGCGTCAGATCGCGGCCGAGCGTCAGCAGGCCGAGATCGCCCTCAAGGCGGACGTCGGCGCGCTGGCGACGACGCTCGCCTCGCGGATCGTCGGCGAGTCCCTCGCCGACGAGGCGCGACGCTCGCGCGTCGTCGACCGTTTCCTCGACGAGCTCGACCAGCAGGCCGCCCCGGCGCCCACCGGCGTGCGGGTGGCCCCAGCGACGGAGGCGTGATGCGCGCGACGAGCCAGACCTCGGTGGCCGCGGCGAGCGAGCGCTGGGAGCCCGTCCTGCGGGCGAGCGGGGAGCGTGCCCGGCAGTTCGGCGAGCAGCTCTTCGCCGTCGCGGACACCCTCGGCGAGTCCGCGTCGCTGCGTCGGGCGCTCGGCGACCCGGCGCGGGACGGCGAGGACAAGTCCCGGCTCGTCGCCTCGCTCTTCGGGGCCCGCGTGGAGCCCGAGGTCGTCGACCTCCTCGGCGGACTCGTCCGCTCGCGGTGGTCCTCCGACGAGGACCTCACCGAGGCCCTCGAGGAGCTCGGCGCCAGCTCCGTGCTGGCCGCCGCGCAGTCACGGGGCGAGCTCGTGCAGGTGGAGGAGGAGATCTTCCTCGTCGACCGGCTGCTCGCCCGCGAGCGTGACCTGCGGCTCGCGCTGTCCGACATGGAGGTCGCCCCCCAGCGGCGCCTCGCCCTCGCGGGGACCGTGCTCGGTGCACGGGTCCTGCCCGAGACCCGGCTCCTCGTGGAGCGGATCGTCCTGGTGCGGCGCGAGTCGTCCCTGACGAGCGCGCTGCGTCGGGTCGGGCAGCTGGCCGCCGCGCGTCGTTCGCGGCTCGTCGCGACGGTCACCGCCGCCGCCCCGCTCAGCCACGCCCAGGAGGAGCGGCTCGCCGAGATCCTCCGCCGGGCGTACGGCCAGGCGGTCCAGGTCAACGTGGGGATCGACCCCGCCGTCATGGGCGGGATCCGGGTGGAGATCGGCGCCGACGTCATCGACGGCACCGTGCTCGCCCGGCTGCAGGATGCTCAGCGCCGGTTCGCCGGCTGAGGACGACCAAGACACCCGCCGGCTGCGTGCAGCGTTCCGCCGGCCCACTGATGAGAACCACCGCGACCGTGCGGTCGCCGAAGCGAAGGAAAGCACATGGCTGAGCTGACGATCAGGCCCGAGGAGATCAGGGCTGCGCTGGACAGCTTCGTGGACTCCTACGAACCCGCCGAGGCGGTGAGCGAGGAGGTCGGGCGCGTCTCCGTCGCCGGTGACGGCATCGCCCGCGTCGAGGGACTCCCCGGCGCCATGGCCAACGAGCTGCTCCGCTTCGAGGACGGCACGCTGGGCCTCGCCCTCAACCTCGACGTCCGCGAGATCGGCGTCGTCGTCCTGGGCGAGTTCGCCGGGATCGAGGAGGGCCAGGCCGTCCACCGCACGGGCGAGGTCCTCTCCGTCGCCGTCGGTGACGGGTACCTCGGGCGCGTCATCGACCCCGTGGGCAACCCCATCGACGGCCTCGGCGAGATCGCCACCGAGGGTCGCCGCGCCCTCGAGCTCCAGGCGCCCGGCGTCATGGCGCGCAAGAGCGTCCACGAGCCGCTGCAGACCGGCATCAAGGCGATCGACTCGATGATCCCGATCGGGCGCGGCCAGCGTCAGCTCATCATCGGCGACCGCGGCACCGGCAAGACGGCCATCGCCATCGACACGATCCTCAACCAGAAGGCGAACTGGGACAGCGGCGACCCGGACAAGCAGGTCCGCTGCATCTACGTCGCCGTCGGCCAGAAGGGCTCGACGATCGCGTCGGTCCGTGCGGCGCTCGAGAACGCCGGGGCGCTGGAGTACACGACCATCGTCGCGGCCCCCGCGTCCGACCCGGCCGGCTTCAAGTACATCGCCCCCTACACCGGCTCGGCCATCGGCCAGCACTGGATGTACCAGGGCAAGCACGTCCTCATCGTCTTCGACGACCTGTCCAAGCAGGCCGAGGCCTACCGCGCCGTGTCGCTCCTCCTGCGCCGCCCGCCGGGCCGCGAGGCGTACCCCGGTGACGTGTTCTACCTGCACTCCCGCCTCCTCGAGCGCTGCGCGAAGCTCTCCGACGCGCTGGGTGGCGGCTCGATGACGGGGCTCCCGCTCATCGAGACGAAGGCGAACGACGTCTCGGCGTACATCCCGACGAACGTCATCTCCATCACCGACGGCCAGATCTTCCTCCAGTCGGACCTCTTCAACGCCGACCAGCGTCCCGCCGTCGACGTCGGCATCTCCGTCTCCCGAGTCGGCGGTGCGGCCCAGGTCAAGGCGATGAAGTCGGTCTCCGGCACGCTGAAGCTCGACCTCGCGCAGTACCGGGCGATGGAGTCGTTCTCCATGTTCGCCTCCGACCTCGACCCGACGTCGCGCCAGCAGCTCACCCGGGGTGCCCGCCTCATGGAGCTGCTCAAGCAGCCGCAGTACTCGCCGTACCCGGTCGAGGACCAGGTCGTCTCGATCTGGGCCGGCACGAAGGGCTACCTCGACGACGTCGAGGTCTCCGACGTCGGCCGGTTCGAGACGGGGCTCATCGAGCACCTGCGTCGCCACACGGACGTCCTCCCGACGATCGCGACCACGGGCAAGCTCGACGAGACGACGACGGAGGCCCTGCGCGCCGCCGTCGAGGCGTTCCGCGCCGACTTCCTGGCCGGGGTGGGCGGCACTGCCGGCGACGACGAGGGTGCAGACGCCAACGTCGAGCAGGAGCAGATCGTCCGGACCAGGCGGGGCTGAGCGTGGGCGCGCAGCAGCGCGTCTACCGTCAGCGGATCCGCTCGACGCAGACGCTCAAGAAGATGTTCCGCGCGATGGAGCTCATCGCCGCCTCGCGGATCAGCGGGGCGCGCGACCGCGCCGTCAAGGCCAGCCCGTACGCCCTCGCGCTCACGCGGGCGGTGTCCGCCGTCGCCACCCACGCGACGACGGACCACCCGCTCCTGCGCGAGCGCACCGACACCAACCGGGTGGCGGTCCTCGTCCTCACCGCCGACCGCGGCATGGCCGGGGCCTACACGGCCTCGGTGCTGCGGGCGGCGGAGCGGCTCACCGAGCGGCTCGCCGAGGAGGGCAAGGAGGTCGAGCTCTACGTCGTCGGCCGCCGCGGCATCAGCTACTACACGTTCCGGGGACGCCGGATCGTCGCCAGCTGGGCCGGGGAGTCGGACAAGCCCAGCGCCGGGCTCGCGCGGGAGATCGCCGAGACGATGCTGAGCGCGTTCGAGGCGCCGGCGGGGGAGGGCGGCGTGGGCGAGCTCCACATCGTCTTCACCAAGTTCGTCTCCATGGTCACCCAGGAGCCGTTCGTGCGGCGGATGCTCCCGCTCGAGGTCGTCGAGGGTGTCACCCCTCCCGGCGCGGCGCCGCTTCCCCTGTACGAGTTCGAGCCGTCCGCGGACGTTGTGCTCGACCAGCTCCTCCCGCTGTACGTCCGCAGCCGCATCCACAACGCACTCCTCCAGGCCGCCGCGTCCGAGCTGGCCGCCCGGCAGAGCGCCATGCACACCGCCACCGAGAACGCCGAAGAGCTCATCCGCACGTACACGCGGCAGGCGAACTCGGCCCGCCAGGCGGAGATCACCCAGGAGCTCACCGAGATCGTCTCGGGAGCCGACGCGCTCGCCGCCAGCTGAGCGCACGACCCCGCCGGCAGCAACACGAAGGATGACGAACATGAGCACCACCGCAACGGACATCCGCGCCGAGCACGCCTCCACGCCCGGCGTGGGGCGCATCGCGCGCGTCACCGGCCCGACGGTCGACATCGAGTTCCCGCCCGACGCCATCCCGCCGATGTACCACGCGCTCGTCGCGACGGTGGACCTCAGCGCGCAGGGCGAGGACGAGGGCACGATCGAGATGACGTTCGAGGTCGCGCAGCACCTCGGCGACAACATGATCCGCGCCGTGGCGCTCAAGCCCACCGACGGCCTCGTGCGCGGGATGGAGGTGCGCGACACCGGCGGGCCGATCACCGTCCCCGTCGGCGACGTCACCCTGGGCCACGTCTTCAACGTCACCGGTGAGCCGCTCAACCTCGTCGAGGGTGAGCGCCTCGAGGTGACCGAGCGCTGGCCGATCCACCGCAAGCCCCCGGCCTTCGACCAGCTCGAGCCGAAGACCCAGATGTTCGAGACCGGCATCAAGGTCATCGACCTGCTCACCCCGTACGTCCTCGGCGGCAAGATCGGCCTGTTCGGCGGCGCCGGCGTGGGTAAGACGGTGCTCATCCAGGAGATGATCCACCGCGTCGCGCAGAACCACGGCGGCGTCTCCGTGTTCGCCGGCGTCGGCGAGCGCACGCGTGAGGGCAACGACCTCATCGAGGAGATGGGGGAGTCCGGTGTCCTCGGGAAGACCGCGCTGGTCTTCGGCCAGATGGACGAGCCGCCGGGCACGCGTCTGCGCGTGGCCCTGTCCGGCCTGACGATGGCGGAGTACTTCCGCGACGTCCAGAAGCAGGACGTGCTCCTCTTCATCGACAACATCTTCCGGTTCACGCAGGCCGGCTCGGAGGTCTCCACGCTGCTGGGCCGCATGCCCTCCGCGGTGGGCTACCAGCCCAACCTCGCGGACGAGATGGGCGTGCTCCAGGAGCGCATCACCTCCACCCGTGGGCACTCCATCACCTCGCTCCAGGCGATCTACGTGCCGGCCGACGACTACACCGACCCGGCCCCGGCGACGACCTTCGCGCACCTCGACGCGACCACGGAGCTCTCCCGCGAGATCGCCTCGCGCGGCCTCTACCCGGCCGTGGACCCGCTGACCTCGACGTCGCGCATCCTCGACCCCCGGTACGTGGGCGAGGAGCACTACGCGGTCGCCACGCGCGTGAAGTCGATCCTGCAGAAGAACAAGGAGCTGCAGGACATCATCGCCATCCTCGGCATCGACGAGCTGTCGGAGGAGGACAAGGTCACGGTCAACCGGGCCCGCCGGATCCAGCAGTTCCTGTCGCAGAACACCTACATGGCGCAGAAGTTCACCGGCGTCGAGGGCTCCACCGTGCCCCTGTCGGAGACCGTCGAGGCGTTCAAGAAGATCGTCGAGGGCGACTTCGACCACATCGCCGAGCAGGCCTTCTTCAACATCGGCGGCCTCGAGGACCTCGAGCGCAACTGGGCCCGCCTCCAGGCCGAAGCCCGCTGAGCCGGCGTGACGACGACGAAGGGAACGGCGACGTGGCGCTGACCGTGCACATCGTGGGACCGGAGCGGACGCTGTGGCACGGGGAGGCGAGCGGCGTCAGCGTGCCCGCCCACGACGGTGACATGGGGATCCTCTCGGGCCACCAGCCCGTGCTCGCCGTGCTGCGGCCCGGCCACGTGCGCATCACGCCGACCGGTGGCGGTGCGGCGGAGGTCGTCGACGTCGCCGGGGGCTTCTGCTCCGTGGACGACGACGTCGTCATGGTGGTCGTCGACAACCCCGACGAGCCGCGCGCGGGGGACACCGAAGCCGCGGCCGGGCGCTGATACCCGGACGCGTCATGGGCTGGCTGGGTGTGGTCCTGCTCGCCCTGCTCCTCGTCGTGGTCCTCGCGGGCGCGCTGCTGCTGTGGCGCGCCCGCGCCCTCGGCCGGCGCGTGGGCTCGTTCGAGTGCGCCCGCCGGATCGACGGGGCATGGCGCTCGGGCATCGCGAGCTACGGCGCCGGCCGCCTGGACTGGCACCGGCTCGTCTCGCTCTCCTGGCACCCGGCGGCGCGCTGGCGCCGACGGGACCTCGTGCTGGTGGGCTGGGACCAGCGGGTGCGGCCCGGTGGGCCGAGCCACGTCGTCGAGGCGCGCTTCGCCTGCGCGGACGCGACGTTCGAGCTGGCCATGCGGGCCGAGGCGTTCGCCGGGATGACGAGCTGGCTGGAGGCGAC
The sequence above is a segment of the Georgenia faecalis genome. Coding sequences within it:
- a CDS encoding MraY family glycosyltransferase, coding for MRVYLLVLLVAAATTFVMTPVARRLARVTNALTPVRARDVHTIPTPRLGGLAMLAGFAVSMVVASRVPFLAGVFAGNEPWAILGGAAVVCLLGVADDIWDLDWMTKLVGQVLAAGLIAWQGVQLITFPVGGVTIGSARLSLIATVVVVVAAINAVNFVDGLDGLAAGMVGIGGLAFFVYTYVLTRIDTPSDYSSLAAVIIVAVVGVCLGFLPHNFSPARIFMGDSGSMLLGITVAAAGITVTGQIDPAAYSAGQVFPAFLPILLPVAVMLLPLLDMGLAVVRRLRAGQSPFHADRLHLHHRLLALGHSQRRAVLIMYLWTTVFAFSAAALALFSTRVVVIGAGVAVVLAAAVTIAQLPGLRRHRPSTKATP
- the atpB gene encoding F0F1 ATP synthase subunit A, with the protein product MARLGRARRTALTLGVVLFATLVLAATTRAAEEDSGFHAPSLADFFPAPILFEGTLFEFNRITLVRVIAALVLLALFLLAVRRPRLVPGRAQSVAEMGLEFVRNSIATEVLGKELGRRYTPLLFVMFFGILALNITGIIPFLNIAGTSVIGMPLVFAIVAFVAFVGAGIKAHGAWGYLKTTLFPPGVPWPIYIILAPIEFLSTFILRPATLTIRLLANMVSGHLLLVLCFSATHFLFLQTTGILSGMGALTLAAGFAFTLFEIFIAALQAYIFALLTAVYINLSVESH
- the atpE gene encoding ATP synthase F0 subunit C → MEITGDIATIGYGLATLGPGIGLGLLVAKTQEAVARQPEVAGPLRINMFIGMALVEALGLIGLAAGFVF
- a CDS encoding F0F1 ATP synthase subunit B — translated: MTPAALVVAAEEGEYNILLPAIYDIVWSLLIFGVIAGVLVWKVVPALTRILDERAERIEGGLKQAETAQAEAAQARTQIDAEIVAARREAVAIRERAQEDGKQIVADAQGKAQAEADRILAGAQRQIAAERQQAEIALKADVGALATTLASRIVGESLADEARRSRVVDRFLDELDQQAAPAPTGVRVAPATEA
- a CDS encoding F0F1 ATP synthase subunit delta; translated protein: MRATSQTSVAAASERWEPVLRASGERARQFGEQLFAVADTLGESASLRRALGDPARDGEDKSRLVASLFGARVEPEVVDLLGGLVRSRWSSDEDLTEALEELGASSVLAAAQSRGELVQVEEEIFLVDRLLARERDLRLALSDMEVAPQRRLALAGTVLGARVLPETRLLVERIVLVRRESSLTSALRRVGQLAAARRSRLVATVTAAAPLSHAQEERLAEILRRAYGQAVQVNVGIDPAVMGGIRVEIGADVIDGTVLARLQDAQRRFAG
- the atpA gene encoding F0F1 ATP synthase subunit alpha; the encoded protein is MAELTIRPEEIRAALDSFVDSYEPAEAVSEEVGRVSVAGDGIARVEGLPGAMANELLRFEDGTLGLALNLDVREIGVVVLGEFAGIEEGQAVHRTGEVLSVAVGDGYLGRVIDPVGNPIDGLGEIATEGRRALELQAPGVMARKSVHEPLQTGIKAIDSMIPIGRGQRQLIIGDRGTGKTAIAIDTILNQKANWDSGDPDKQVRCIYVAVGQKGSTIASVRAALENAGALEYTTIVAAPASDPAGFKYIAPYTGSAIGQHWMYQGKHVLIVFDDLSKQAEAYRAVSLLLRRPPGREAYPGDVFYLHSRLLERCAKLSDALGGGSMTGLPLIETKANDVSAYIPTNVISITDGQIFLQSDLFNADQRPAVDVGISVSRVGGAAQVKAMKSVSGTLKLDLAQYRAMESFSMFASDLDPTSRQQLTRGARLMELLKQPQYSPYPVEDQVVSIWAGTKGYLDDVEVSDVGRFETGLIEHLRRHTDVLPTIATTGKLDETTTEALRAAVEAFRADFLAGVGGTAGDDEGADANVEQEQIVRTRRG
- a CDS encoding F0F1 ATP synthase subunit gamma; this translates as MGAQQRVYRQRIRSTQTLKKMFRAMELIAASRISGARDRAVKASPYALALTRAVSAVATHATTDHPLLRERTDTNRVAVLVLTADRGMAGAYTASVLRAAERLTERLAEEGKEVELYVVGRRGISYYTFRGRRIVASWAGESDKPSAGLAREIAETMLSAFEAPAGEGGVGELHIVFTKFVSMVTQEPFVRRMLPLEVVEGVTPPGAAPLPLYEFEPSADVVLDQLLPLYVRSRIHNALLQAAASELAARQSAMHTATENAEELIRTYTRQANSARQAEITQELTEIVSGADALAAS
- the atpD gene encoding F0F1 ATP synthase subunit beta, producing the protein MSTTATDIRAEHASTPGVGRIARVTGPTVDIEFPPDAIPPMYHALVATVDLSAQGEDEGTIEMTFEVAQHLGDNMIRAVALKPTDGLVRGMEVRDTGGPITVPVGDVTLGHVFNVTGEPLNLVEGERLEVTERWPIHRKPPAFDQLEPKTQMFETGIKVIDLLTPYVLGGKIGLFGGAGVGKTVLIQEMIHRVAQNHGGVSVFAGVGERTREGNDLIEEMGESGVLGKTALVFGQMDEPPGTRLRVALSGLTMAEYFRDVQKQDVLLFIDNIFRFTQAGSEVSTLLGRMPSAVGYQPNLADEMGVLQERITSTRGHSITSLQAIYVPADDYTDPAPATTFAHLDATTELSREIASRGLYPAVDPLTSTSRILDPRYVGEEHYAVATRVKSILQKNKELQDIIAILGIDELSEEDKVTVNRARRIQQFLSQNTYMAQKFTGVEGSTVPLSETVEAFKKIVEGDFDHIAEQAFFNIGGLEDLERNWARLQAEAR
- a CDS encoding F0F1 ATP synthase subunit epsilon yields the protein MALTVHIVGPERTLWHGEASGVSVPAHDGDMGILSGHQPVLAVLRPGHVRITPTGGGAAEVVDVAGGFCSVDDDVVMVVVDNPDEPRAGDTEAAAGR
- a CDS encoding DUF2550 family protein, which codes for MGWLGVVLLALLLVVVLAGALLLWRARALGRRVGSFECARRIDGAWRSGIASYGAGRLDWHRLVSLSWHPAARWRRRDLVLVGWDQRVRPGGPSHVVEARFACADATFELAMRAEAFAGMTSWLEATPPSERGLVYSED